A genomic stretch from Pseudochaenichthys georgianus unplaced genomic scaffold, fPseGeo1.2 scaffold_1605_arrow_ctg1, whole genome shotgun sequence includes:
- the LOC117441253 gene encoding globoside alpha-1,3-N-acetylgalactosaminyltransferase 1-like, whose protein sequence is MELIQTLIEELGNHMDYIFCLDVDSQFHGRWGTESLGELVGVIHPGYYRDPRTGFPYERRPESRAYLAPEDGDFYYCGGAFGGRLQEVHLMAKTCRRNFEADARGGIEAAWQEESHLNRYMWIHKPTKVLSPEYLWQDFKSREPEIRLVRFSGVTKNYAEIRPNT, encoded by the exons ATGGAGCTTATCCAGACCCTGATCGAGGAGCTCGGGAACCACATGGACTACATCTTCTGTCTGGACGTGGACTCCCAGTTCCACGGCCGCTGGGGGACAGAGTCTCTGGGGGAGCTGGTGGGGGTGATCCACCCAG GGTACTACCGGGACCCGAGGACCGGGTTTCCCTACGAGCGCCGCCCCGAGTCCAGAGCGTACCTGGCCCCTGAGGACGGGGACTTCTACTACTGCGGGGGGGCGTTCGGGGGCCGGCTGCAGGAGGTGCACCTGATGGCCAAGACGTGCCGCCGGAACTTTGAGGCTGACGCTCGAGGGGGCATCGAGGCCGCCTGGCAGGAGGAGAGTCACCTGAACAG gtaCATGTGGATCCATAAGCCCACTAAGGTTCTGTCCCCGGAGTACCTGTGGCAGGACTTCAAGTCCAGAGAGCCGGAGATTCGCCTGGTTCGGTTCTCCGGAGTCACGAAGAACTACGCAGAGATCCGACCCAACACCTAG